Genomic window (Actinomycetota bacterium):
GACCGAGTAGATGTTGTAGCCCCCGCGCAGCACCATGTCCTTCTTCCGGTCGACGATGAACAGGTAGCCCTCGTCGTCGAGACGACCGAGATCACCCGTGAACACCCAGCCGTTGCGCCACGTGCGGGCGGTGCCGTCGGGGTCGTTGTGGTACGAGCGCCGGCCCGCGGGCAGCTTGAGCGTGATCTCGCCCACCTCACCGGTCGTCACCTCGTGCTCCAGCTCGTCGACGATGCGGATCTCGACACCGGGCATGGGCCGCCCGACCGAGCCCGGGCGGTTCAGGGCCTCACCGGGCGGGAGCACGCACACGCTGTTGCCACCCTCGGTGAGGCCGTAGCCCTGGGTGAGCGTCGCATTCGGGAACGCAGCTGCGAGCACCTCGACGGCCGCGGGTGGCGTGGGCGCACCGCCGAACATCACGACGACGACCGACGACGTGTCGCGGTCGCGCAGCGCGCCCGACTCGAGCAGGAGCAGGATGTGCGCCGGCACCATCAGCACGAACATGGCCCGCTCGCGCTCGATGAGCTCGGCGAAGCGACCGGTCTCGAACGTGGGCTGCACGACGCTCGTCACCGCCAGCCGCATCGGTGTGAGCTGGGCGCCGATCACACCGGTGAACGTCGAGAGCGGCATGGCGTGCAGGAACGTGCCCCCCCGTTTGAGCGGCTCCATCGCATGATGAGCGGCGTTGTCGTGGGTCGAAGCGACGCCCTTGGGCAGGCCGGTGGTGCCCGACGTGTAGAAGATGTCGGCTGGGTCGTCGCCGTCGACGTCGACCCGGAACGCTGAGTCGTCGCGATCGACGAGATCGGTGTACGGCAGGACTGCGACGCCGGGCGCACCACTCGTGAGCTCGTGGGCGCGAGCCGTCTGGTCGCCCGCGGTGACGACCGCTCTCGCCCCGCTGTCGGAGAGGACGTGCTCGATCTCGCGCCGGGCGTAGCGCGGGTTGACGAGCACTGCGACCGCGCCCGCCCGCAGGACGGCGACGTAGGCGACCTGCAGCGCGCACGCGTCGTGGTTGGTCATGAGGAGCGCGACCCGGTCGCCCTTGCGCACACCCGCGGCGGTCAGCCCCCGGGCCACGGCGTTGGCGCGCCTGTCCCACGCCGCGAAGCTCATCTCCGAGGCGCCGTCGACCCGCACGCCGTCAACCCGTAGAGCCGTCCGGTCACCGAAACGCTCCGCCCGGTCGTGGACCTCGTCGCTCACGAACACGGACGTGACCTATCAATACACTGCCGGCCATGCAAGTGACGGCCGCACCCATCCTCGTCG
Coding sequences:
- a CDS encoding long-chain fatty acid--CoA ligase is translated as MFVSDEVHDRAERFGDRTALRVDGVRVDGASEMSFAAWDRRANAVARGLTAAGVRKGDRVALLMTNHDACALQVAYVAVLRAGAVAVLVNPRYARREIEHVLSDSGARAVVTAGDQTARAHELTSGAPGVAVLPYTDLVDRDDSAFRVDVDGDDPADIFYTSGTTGLPKGVASTHDNAAHHAMEPLKRGGTFLHAMPLSTFTGVIGAQLTPMRLAVTSVVQPTFETGRFAELIERERAMFVLMVPAHILLLLESGALRDRDTSSVVVVMFGGAPTPPAAVEVLAAAFPNATLTQGYGLTEGGNSVCVLPPGEALNRPGSVGRPMPGVEIRIVDELEHEVTTGEVGEITLKLPAGRRSYHNDPDGTARTWRNGWVFTGDLGRLDDEGYLFIVDRKKDMVLRGGYNIYSVEVESALFEHPDIAEVAIIGVPHAMLGHDVCAVVRLRDGAPALTLDDVRAFVVDRLADYKRPRRLVLRAEPLPRTGMGKVDKARLLAELS